GAGCCATACCTGCATCATTTCTAAAACTTATAGCTCCTTTTGGTTTTTCTACTTCTTTTACATTTATATCTACAAAGTTTATTTTAGCTCTTTCAAATTTTTCTTTTAATTCTTTTAATTCATTTTCTTCAACTATAAGTGGTCTGTTCAAATATTTTGCAATAGCTTCCTTTGTTATATCATCTATTGTAGGACCAAGTCCACCTGACATTATAATAAGATCTACATTTTTCTTCCCGTAGTCTACAGTTTTTATTATTTCATCCATAAAATCTCTGATTGTCACTTTAAATTCTATTTCTATTCCATATTTATTTAACTCTTCTGCTATATAAAGACTGTTGGTATCCAGCATTCCTCCATTCAAAAGTTCAGTACCTACAAGAATCAAACCTGCCTTCATTTATAATGCCCCCTATTTTTTAGAAAAATATGCTCCAAATACATACCATTAGAAAATTCCCAATTATACCTGCTAAAAAATCATCTAGTACTACACCTATACCCCTTTCAAAATGCTGTGATTTATCAATAGGTCCTAATTTTGTTATATCAAAAAATCTAAATATAATAAATGCAATAACCATAGCTTTTATATTTTGAGATACTCCTACTGGATTTATAAGAAAAAGAGTAGTTAAATAACCCAGCACTTCGTCTATTACTACATTTTGAGGATCTTTCTTTTTAAATATTTCTCTTTCACATATATCACTAACATATACTGCTACAGCAAAAAAAGTTATTAAGAACATAAAATAAAAAGAGTTATAAACCATATTATTTGGAAAAAATTTTCTTATATAGGAAAGAATCATAAACAATGGCACTCCACCCAATGTTCCAAATGTTCCTGGTGCTTTAGGCATATCTCCAAGCCCAAACCATGTTCCTAAATCTCTTACCCATTTTTTATTTTTATCCATAAAATTAATACACCCCTCTTTCATAGTTAAATGCTCTGTATATTCCTGATCTTGTTTTTATGTTATTAAGAACCTCTCTAACTTCTTCTGGTGTTTCAGTTGTAAATTCTATGACTATTTCATCAATACATAGTTTTTTCATTTTCTCCATATCATTCAAAATATTCAAAGGTCTTTCAAAAAATATTTCACTGTTTCCTATACTATTTTTAATAACAGTAAATCTATTTCCTTCACTATTTTCTAGTACTTCTCTATTTTTGTCAAAAAGAGCAATTTCAACATACATTCCCTTTAATTTTGAATATCCTAATATAGCTTTTCTTAAACTTGTCTTACCTATTTCCTTTATTTTTTCAAAACTTATTTCAGGAGAAAGTATTACAGTTTCAGCTTTTCCTAGTTTAGCTAACTCTTCAATAGTATATCTATTAGATATATTCAAATTCCAGTTTACAGTTACATCATTATTTTTATTTTTGATGAGTTGATATAGATTAGAGGCTAACTTGCTATCTAAATTCTGCTCTTTTAACATTCCTTCACGAGCTATATCATATCCTCTTCTATATATTTTTTCTATTCCATATTCTTTTACTATTTTTTCCTGTGCAGTATTTGAAGTTATTACAGATAAAATAATCTCTCTTTCTGTATCTTCTTCATAAGGAAGCTGATATCTTTTTCCTGATTTTCTTCTATAACTCTCTACAATAAATTTTTCTAATTCTGCTGTTGCTGCTCTTCTTAAAGATTTTATTACAGATACAGGAAGAAATATTCCTTCAGATATATGACATTCTATTTCAGTTATATTGAATGTACTCTCTCCAGATTCTTTCAATTTTTCTATTATTTCTTCTGGTGTTGCTGCTTTTTTAACTGCTGCTTCAACTTCATTTTCTCCAACTTTTTCCACTTGTATCTTTTTACCTTGATTATTTACAGCTTCTAGTTTTAATAAAGGTTTTTCACCTAAATTTCCAAAAAATTCTCCTGTTATATCAAGTTTTTGATCATATTTTTTTAATTTATTTTCGATATCATCATTCACTTCTTTAGCAAAACTTCTAAATATATATTTACTTCCCCTTGGAACATCTTTTAAAAAAATAGTTTCTCCAGCTTCAGCTGATTTTCTAAGTTCTTTTGACCCCTTCACTTCTATTTTATTCAGATATCCTCCACCAAGTTTTTCAAAATCTTTAGAAAGATATATTATTCCATCTCCTAAAACAACTCTATCTTTAAGTTTCAATTCTTTTCCAAATATCAATCCTATCTCTTTACCTAAATTATATGAGTAGTTTTTGTTGATAAGAGATGTATCAGCTCCATTAAAATATCCTTTGCTATACCCTCTATTAAATACTTCCGATACTCTCTCTTCTACTTCTTTTTCATTTATCATTTGATGATAATATTCAACAGTTTCAAATACATAATTAGGATCTTTCATTCTTCCTTCTATTTTTATACTTTCTATCCCTATCTCTTTTAACTTTTGAATTTCATCATACCCTAACAATTGATCTTTAGGACTTAAAAAATATCCCTTATTTCCCTTGCTGTCAGTATACTCTTTTCTACAAGGCTGTGCACACATACCTCTATTTCCACTTCTGCTTCCTATAAAGCTACTCATATAACAGTTTCCAGAATAACATATACATAATGCCCCTGATACAAATATTTCTAATTCTATACTTGTATTTTCTCTAATTTTTTTATCTCTTCAAATGTCATTTCTCTTGGAAGAACCACTCTTTTAAAACCTATTTTTCTTAGATACTCAGCTTCTATATGATTGCCTACTGTCATTTGAGTGCTTCCATGATACTCCATGTCTGGAAAATTCTCTTTCATATATCTAAAATATCCTAAATCTTGAACAATAACAGCATCAAGTCCATGTTCATACAACACTTTCAAATTTTCATAAAGAAAATCCATTTCTTTTTCCATCATTATTGTATTTAGTGTAAGGAATATCCTCACTCCTCTTTTATGAGCATAATCAAGAGCTTCCTTATATTCTTCCAGTGTGAAATTTTCAGCATTTCTTCTTGCTCCAAATCCTTTTAATCCCATATATATTTCTTGGGCTCCTGCTTTCACAGCAGCATAAAATCTCTCCATATTTCCTGCTGGAGCTACTATTTTCATAATTTACCTCACATTTTTTATTTTTTGCAAGTTACAGTATACCACATTTACATGATTTTTTAAATCTTCTAATGTACTATTATTATTTATTATGATATCTGCCCTTTCTACTTTATCTTCTAAAGGCATTTGAGCATCTATTATTTTTTCTGCCAATTCCCTGCTGTTTTTATCTCTTTCTATTACTCTTTTTACTTGTAATTCTCTTTTTATATATACTACAATTATCTTGTCACATAAATTTTCCATTTTTGCTTCGTATAATAGTGGAATATCAAAAATAACAATGGAATCCTGTGGAGTTTCCTTTTTCTTTTTTACAAATATTTCTATTACCTGTGGGTGTATTATCTCATTTAGCTTCTTTAATAGCTCTCTGTTCCCAAAAGCTTTTTCTCTCAATTTTTCCCTTATTATTTTTCCTTTACTGTCGAGAATATCTTTTCCAAAAACTTCTGCTATTCTGTTTATAGTCTCTTCTTTTTGACTGACCTCTTTCACAAGCTCATCAGCATCTAATACTTCTAATCCTAACTGTTTAAAAAATTTGCTTACTGTAGATTTTCCACTTGCTATTCCACCTGTCAGACCGACAATCATCATGTCCACCTCTTTTAAATTTCTATGTAAATAATACCATATTTTTCTTTTGAATTTAATTGAATATTAATTATTTTCAAAATGTCCTTCCGTTTATTATACTACATTTCATAAATTACAACAATTATAAAAAGGCAGAATGTATAACTCTGCCCTTTCACTGTTTTATTATATTTTTCACTCAAACCCTGTAGGGTTGAGGCTTAGTTTAGTAAACTAAGAGATAAATCCACATAACAGCAATAATAATGATCAAGAGAATATCTATAAAAGTACCTCCCTCAATCTTATTATTGTTAAAATGAAACTCCAGTTTAAACATACTAAACCTCCTTGTTAAGATAGATTCTACTACTAATAAGAAACGCTAATTACTTATTAGTATGAAAAAAGCTTCCACTAATGTGAAAGCTTATCTCATAGCGTTTTATCTATCTTAACAAGTACCCTTTCAGGTACTACTATTATACCATATTTTATAGAAAAGTCAATTTTATGCTCTTATAATCCCTAGACTAATCTAAAAAGTTTTCATTAAAATAAGCAAGCAACGATTTCATAACTTTTTCTGTTCCACCTACTGTATATAAATCTATTCCTGCTACCCCTTTTCTACACTTATACTCTAAACTTACTATCATCTGTTCATGATAATTCTGTGCCAATGAAAATTTTGAAAATGCTATATTTCTATCAGGATTATAATATACAACTTTCAATTTTTCTACATATGGAGAACATTTTAATGAATTAACTATATTTTCTAATTCATCTGTTACTTTTATACTTCCTTCCATTTCTTTATCTGATGGTGAATGTTTGCTTGTACTTAAAGGAAGATTGCTTGTTGATGTCATTCTTTTCATATAGAATTCTCCCATAGCAGAAAACTCAACATAACTTTCTCCATTTTCTTCATCAAATTCTATAAAATTTTTTAAACGAGGATTTTTATCAAGAATCTCTTTTATTTCAGATTCCTTAACTTTTTCTTTTCTGTCCAGTAATTTAAAGAACTCTTTATTTTCCAAATAGAAATCATAATCAATTTTCATAGGTAGAGGTGATATTTCTGTAACTTCATCAAACTCATCAAACATAAAATATGATTTTAAATGTAAAATTTGTGCCATAAGTCCTACTAAAAATATTTCAGCCTTATATCCTCCTACAGTACATACACACACATTTAAATTATTTCCTATCTTATTAACTATATTGCTTATCTCTTCTGTAAGTCCTTTAAGTCCAATAGTTTTAAATTCTTTATGATCCCTTTTATTTAAGCTATGAATAATTCTTTTCTCTACAACTTTTGCTATATTTTTTTTAAGTATAAATTCTTCAAGAACATCTCCAGCCAGTTTCCCATTTACAGTATCATGAATCACTAAAAATATCCTTTTCCCAGAAAAAATTTTTTTCTCCATAAGATTTTCAAGAGCTATTATCTCTGCTCCATACCTTCTATCTCTAAAATCTTCTATATTTTCTTTTTCATAATACCCAAGTATATCTTCTTTAGTTATATTTTCTTTTTTGGGATTATTAGCTATATAGTTCTCTACAAGACTGGTACCCACAGTCATAATAATATTGTCCATTATGAGTTCCTCCATTCTGAATGTTTTTCTATCTAATTTATTACCCTTTTAGAAGTAATTTGTCAATAGATATACCTATGTTTTTTTAATTTCATGAAATAGTGAACTCTTGTATTTTTTAATTTAATTAAAAAATGGAGAAAATCATAAAGATATTCTCCAAACTTTTTTATACTATAAGATTTACAACTTTTGATTCAGTTACATCAATAAGACCTTTATCAGTTATTTTTAATGCTGGAGATACTGGAAGAGATAAAGTACAAAAAGACATTATAGGATTATAATGCTTATATCCAAGAGTCTTCATAGCATTTCTTAATTCCTCTACTTCCTTTCCTAGTTCTTCTACACTTTTTTCAGATAATATTCCAGCTACTGGCAGTCTTACTTCACTTAAAATATTACCATCTTTCACAGCACATATTCCACCTTGAATTTCAATTATTCTATTAGCTGCTGCTACTATATCTTCTGCATTTTTTCCTATTACCATCAAATTATGATGATCATGAGCATATGTTGTGGCTATTGCTCCTTCTTTTATAGAATCTCCTGTTACCAAACCAAATCCTACATTTCCATTTTTACCATGTCTTTCAAAAACAGCTATCAGGCAATATTCACTATTTTCCCAATCAAGATAACCATCTTTGACAGGAACCGGTTTAATAAGCTCTTTAGTTCTTGTACTTCCATCACTTACTTCTATAACTCTGCACATCACTTCTTTTTCTCTGCTTTGCACAGGAATATTTAAATCTTCTTTTTTAATATTTTTCACATGGACACTCTTATAAAAATCTGATGGAAATTTATAAGAAGTAGGAATATATTTTTTTTCTTCTAAAGAATTATAAACCTCTTTACCATCTATAAAAGTATTTTTTATTTCAAAATTTTCCAAATCCTCTACAAATAAGAAATCTGCTTTTTTTCCAGGAGCCAGAACACCTCTATCTAAAAGATGCATTCTTCTGGCAGGAGTATAAGTTGCTGAATATATAGCATCTTCTATTCTAAGACCTTCTTTCACAGCTTTTTTCATTACAGCATTGAGATGCCCCTCATTAAGAAAAGTATCTGCCATTACATCATCAGTTACAAAAGAAAAATGCTCATAAAGATTATTTTCCTTAATGTAATCTATAAGTTCCTTCTCAATGGATTTTGCCTGTATCTCAACAAACATACCATTTTCAAATCTCTGTTTAAATTCTTCCATTGTATGCTCTGTATGATCACCATTTATTCCAAGATATAAAAACTTTGAAAGTTCAAGGTCAAGAAGTTTTGGACAGTGCCCCTCTATAGCATATGTAGGTTTTTCTTTTTTTACATACTCTATAAATTTGCATATTTCCAAAGTATTATCAACTATGACTTTTCTGTAGTTCATTACCTCTCCTACACAGATAACTTTTGGATTTTCAGCAATTTTTTTCATTCCTTCGCAATCTATAATAGCTCCAGTTGTTTCTAATTCTTCTGAAGTTGATGGAACACTGCTTGGTATTCCATAAAATATACTTGTATCTATATTATTTTCTGCTTCTATCATAGCATATATTCCTCTATCTCCAAAAACATTAGCTATCTCATGAGGCTCTGCTACAATAGTTGTAACTCCATTTTTTGCAAGCTGATGACAAAATGGTGCTGGTGTCATCATAGAACTTTCTATATGCATATGTATATCTATTAGTCCAGGTATCATATATTGATTTTTTCCATCTATTACTTTTTCAGCATGAAATTCTACTTCTTTTTTAATATCTACATGAAATATTTTTTATCCAAAATAGCTACATTTGCTTCTCTAAATTTTTTTAAATATGAGTTATAAACTTTTACATTTTTAATTAATAAATCTATTTTCATTCTTTTCTCCTATTTAATTACTATATTGTCAGTGTATAGAAGTAGTAGCAAAGAACTGCTGCAAATGGATACATAGTTGCTGGCACTTCCTTACTTCTTCCACTTGCTACTTTTAATATTACATAAACTATTATTGCTGCTGATATTCCATTTGCAACATTAAAAGTAAATATTGTTAAAGCTACTGACAAAAATGCTGGAATACATTCTGTTGCATCATCATAATTTATATTTCTCATTCCACTAAGCATTTTTACCCCAATAAGCATCAATGTTGGAGCAGTTGCTGCTGCTGGTATCATAAGTGCTAAAGGTGTAATCAGAAACATAAGTAAAAATACTACTGAAGTAGATAGAGAAGTAAGTCCAGTTTTTCCTCCTGCTTCTACTCCACTTGCAGATTCCAAGTATGTAGTCATACAAGGCATACAGAAAAAACTTCCTAATACAGTAGATATTGAATCTACATAAAAACATTTTTCTATTCCAGGAAGATTACCATTTTTATCTAAAAGACCAGCTTTCGCTCCTACACCTATAACAGTTCCAAATGTAGAGAAAAAATCAGGTATAAAAAGAGCAAATAAAAATGGAATATATTTTATATTTAATGCCCCTATTATATCAATATTAAAAGCCATTTCTGAAATACTTCCTGGTGCTGCAAAAATAGTAGCTGGTATTTTTGTAACTCCTAGAGGTATTCCTATAATAGTAGTAAGTATTATAGCAAGAATTACTCCTCCATTTATTTTTCTTATCTCAAGAATTAAAAGTATAATAAGCCCTATTACTGCGAGAATTGCTGTTGGGCTTGTTAGATCTCCAAATCCAAGTACATTTTTCTTTGCATTTGCAACTATTATTCCAGCATTTTTAAAACCGAGCAAAGATATAAATAATCCTATACCTGCACTAATAGATATTTTTATACTTAAAGGAATAAGTTTTACAATAATATCTCTAAGTCCTACAAAGGAAATAATAACAAAAAGTATCCCCTCCCAGAAAATAACTCCTGAAGCAACTGCTGGGGACATTTCCTCTCCAACTATCATTGTAATAGCATATACTCCTACACTTCCAAGACCTGGTCCCAATACAAATGGTCTGTTAGTTACAAATCCCATAACTGTAGATGTCACAGCACACAAAATTATAACCATAGTAAGAACTGCTGCCTTGCTAAATCCTGCTGCCCCCATCATAGATGGTACAGTTGCAAGTACATATGCCATTGTAGCAAAAGTTGTTATTCCAGCCAATACTTCAGTTTTTATATCTGTTCCATGTTCTTTCAACTTAAATTGCTTTTCTAAAAAATCCATTTTAAAAATTTCCCCCTTAAATTTAAAATTATAAATTAATAGAAGTAGTATAACATATATTCTTATTTTTTTAAACCATTTTATACCCCTATTCTATGCTGCTTATATATATATTTTATAGAATGTTTTTAATTATTTTTCCTTTCAAAAAATATTGACTTTTTTACTGAAGTATAGTATTCTTAAGTATAAAATACGTATAAAAAAATGATTCAAAGATATTTTACGGCAAAGTAATG
Above is a window of Fusobacterium varium DNA encoding:
- a CDS encoding putative protease, whose amino-acid sequence is MSSFIGSRSGNRGMCAQPCRKEYTDSKGNKGYFLSPKDQLLGYDEIQKLKEIGIESIKIEGRMKDPNYVFETVEYYHQMINEKEVEERVSEVFNRGYSKGYFNGADTSLINKNYSYNLGKEIGLIFGKELKLKDRVVLGDGIIYLSKDFEKLGGGYLNKIEVKGSKELRKSAEAGETIFLKDVPRGSKYIFRSFAKEVNDDIENKLKKYDQKLDITGEFFGNLGEKPLLKLEAVNNQGKKIQVEKVGENEVEAAVKKAATPEEIIEKLKESGESTFNITEIECHISEGIFLPVSVIKSLRRAATAELEKFIVESYRRKSGKRYQLPYEEDTEREIILSVITSNTAQEKIVKEYGIEKIYRRGYDIAREGMLKEQNLDSKLASNLYQLIKNKNNDVTVNWNLNISNRYTIEELAKLGKAETVILSPEISFEKIKEIGKTSLRKAILGYSKLKGMYVEIALFDKNREVLENSEGNRFTVIKNSIGNSEIFFERPLNILNDMEKMKKLCIDEIVIEFTTETPEEVREVLNNIKTRSGIYRAFNYERGVY
- the yhbU_2 gene encoding Uncharacterized protease yhbU precursor, which gives rise to MKIVAPAGNMERFYAAVKAGAQEIYMGLKGFGARRNAENFTLEEYKEALDYAHKRGVRIFLTLNTIMMEKEMDFLYENLKVLYEHGLDAVIVQDLGYFRYMKENFPDMEYHGSTQMTVGNHIEAEYLRKIGFKRVVLPREMTFEEIKKLEKIQV
- the adeC_2 gene encoding Adenine deaminase, which translates into the protein MIPGLIDIHMHIESSMMTPAPFCHQLAKNGVTTIVAEPHEIANVFGDRGIYAMIEAENNIDTSIFYGIPSSVPSTSEELETTGAIIDCEGMKKIAENPKVICVGEVMNYRKVIVDNTLEICKFIEYVKKEKPTYAIEGHCPKLLDLELSKFLYLGINGDHTEHTMEEFKQRFENGMFVEIQAKSIEKELIDYIKENNLYEHFSFVTDDVMADTFLNEGHLNAVMKKAVKEGLRIEDAIYSATYTPARRMHLLDRGVLAPGKKADFLFVEDLENFEIKNTFIDGKEVYNSLEEKKYIPTSYKFPSDFYKSVHVKNIKKEDLNIPVQSREKEVMCRVIEVSDGSTRTKELIKPVPVKDGYLDWENSEYCLIAVFERHGKNGNVGFGLVTGDSIKEGAIATTYAHDHHNLMVIGKNAEDIVAAANRIIEIQGGICAVKDGNILSEVRLPVAGILSEKSVEELGKEVEELRNAMKTLGYKHYNPIMSFCTLSLPVSPALKITDKGLIDVTESKVVNLIV
- the coaE gene encoding Dephospho-CoA kinase, which encodes MIVGLTGGIASGKSTVSKFFKQLGLEVLDADELVKEVSQKEETINRIAEVFGKDILDSKGKIIREKLREKAFGNRELLKKLNEIIHPQVIEIFVKKKKETPQDSIVIFDIPLLYEAKMENLCDKIIVVYIKRELQVKRVIERDKNSRELAEKIIDAQMPLEDKVERADIIINNNSTLEDLKNHVNVVYCNLQKIKNVR
- the pgpA gene encoding Phosphatidylglycerophosphatase A, which encodes MKEGCINFMDKNKKWVRDLGTWFGLGDMPKAPGTFGTLGGVPLFMILSYIRKFFPNNMVYNSFYFMFLITFFAVAVYVSDICEREIFKKKDPQNVVIDEVLGYLTTLFLINPVGVSQNIKAMVIAFIIFRFFDITKLGPIDKSQHFERGIGVVLDDFLAGIIGNFLMVCIWSIFF
- the purP_2 gene encoding Probable adenine permease PurP, which gives rise to MDFLEKQFKLKEHGTDIKTEVLAGITTFATMAYVLATVPSMMGAAGFSKAAVLTMVIILCAVTSTVMGFVTNRPFVLGPGLGSVGVYAITMIVGEEMSPAVASGVIFWEGILFVIISFVGLRDIIVKLIPLSIKISISAGIGLFISLLGFKNAGIIVANAKKNVLGFGDLTSPTAILAVIGLIILLILEIRKINGGVILAIILTTIIGIPLGVTKIPATIFAAPGSISEMAFNIDIIGALNIKYIPFLFALFIPDFFSTFGTVIGVGAKAGLLDKNGNLPGIEKCFYVDSISTVLGSFFCMPCMTTYLESASGVEAGGKTGLTSLSTSVVFLLMFLITPLALMIPAAATAPTLMLIGVKMLSGMRNINYDDATECIPAFLSVALTIFTFNVANGISAAIIVYVILKVASGRSKEVPATMYPFAAVLCYYFYTLTI